From the Kitasatospora atroaurantiaca genome, the window CGGCATCGGGTAGGCCGTGATGGCCGGGATTCCCATGACGGGTGTTCCTCTCAGCTGGAAGATGACCGGGCAGGGCGCCCTGGCCTCGCGCACGATGCGCTCGGTGCGCTCGGTGCGCTCGGTGCGCTCGGTGCGTTGAGTGCGCTCGGTGCGTTGAGTGCGCTCGGGGCTCTCAGTGGCCCAGCGCCGCGCCGCCGTCGACGGTGAGGTCGTGCATGGTGATGTGCGCGGCCTGGTCGGACAGCAGGAACAGCACGGCGTCGGCGATATGGGCCGGTTGGGCGATCCGTCCCAGCGGGATGCCGACCCTGAACGCCGAGGCCACGCCCTCGATGGAGGCCTGCGCCGCGCTGTTGTCCTCCCACAGGGCGGTCAGCATCGGCGTATCCGTCGAGCCCGGGGCCACCACGTTGCAGCGGATCCCGAACTTGGAGACCTCCAGGCCGAGGCACTTGGTGAACATGGTCGCCGCGGCCTTGGAGGCCGAGTACGCGGACATGTCCACCCGGGCCGTCCCCGCCGCGTTCGACGCCACGGTGACGATCGCGCCTCGACTGCCCCGCGCCACCATCCGGTTGACCACGGCGCGGGAGACGAAGAAGACCCCGGTGGTGTTCACCGCGAAGGTGGT encodes:
- a CDS encoding 2,3-dihydro-2,3-dihydroxybenzoate dehydrogenase translates to MENKVALVTGAAGGIGEAVVRALAERGVAVALVDRNADRLEQLAKELRNEGGRAEAFPADVTDSADVEAVIDGVEQQLGPIDYLVNGAGVLRLGQARALTDQDWATTFAVNTTGVFFVSRAVVNRMVARGSRGAIVTVASNAAGTARVDMSAYSASKAAATMFTKCLGLEVSKFGIRCNVVAPGSTDTPMLTALWEDNSAAQASIEGVASAFRVGIPLGRIAQPAHIADAVLFLLSDQAAHITMHDLTVDGGAALGH